Proteins encoded in a region of the Nocardia asteroides genome:
- a CDS encoding helix-turn-helix domain-containing protein — MSITDSAGPDLTLSGRPASSSLRDVRNLSRKMVGHFIETVAHCRTLPGEALNGDITNITRLCLELAVSMLDGSDIPEKTLLLRNAAAGWAREGIPIDTIHHAVHEGFKLGFDLIVANATAADFDSLKDISRRLLEILDTITSTVSRAYVTELRAVVGEHHTAAHTLASALLGGHPTFTMARECGIQIADSYSVLALAIPPHPEEGNPQLDAAVVARRKLRRVQSELATRCGDTVLSLLSVDGGTVLLPSAQPEDKALDELVESLGRAAQVPIAATVIAATPVEVPTAADRAHELLDMVQRLRWTRGLFRFDDLALEYQLTRPGPGLETLRTLLDPLDEHPELLETLRRHISTNLNRQRTARSLHIHTNTVDYRLKRIGQLTGFDPAQASGVWYLRAALVARSYRDSEGEPPVGAWSGTATISS; from the coding sequence ATGTCCATCACCGATTCGGCAGGTCCGGATCTGACCCTGTCGGGCCGCCCGGCCAGTTCTTCACTGCGAGACGTGCGGAATCTGTCGCGCAAAATGGTCGGCCACTTCATCGAGACCGTCGCGCACTGCCGGACGCTACCCGGGGAGGCGCTCAACGGAGACATCACCAACATCACCCGTCTGTGTCTGGAACTGGCCGTCAGCATGCTCGACGGCAGCGACATCCCCGAGAAGACCCTCCTGCTGCGCAACGCCGCGGCGGGCTGGGCGCGTGAGGGCATCCCGATCGACACCATCCACCACGCCGTGCACGAGGGATTCAAGCTCGGCTTCGACCTGATCGTCGCGAACGCGACCGCCGCCGACTTCGACAGTCTCAAGGACATCAGCCGCCGCCTGCTGGAGATCCTGGACACCATCACCTCGACCGTCTCGCGCGCGTATGTGACCGAGTTGCGTGCTGTGGTCGGCGAGCATCACACGGCCGCCCACACACTCGCCTCGGCCCTGCTCGGCGGACATCCCACGTTCACCATGGCCCGCGAATGCGGCATCCAGATCGCCGACTCGTATTCGGTTCTCGCGCTCGCGATTCCGCCTCATCCGGAGGAGGGCAACCCGCAACTCGACGCGGCGGTGGTGGCGCGGCGAAAGCTGCGCCGAGTGCAATCCGAACTCGCGACCCGTTGCGGTGACACGGTGCTGTCGCTGCTGAGCGTCGACGGCGGCACCGTCCTGCTGCCGTCCGCGCAACCCGAGGACAAGGCGCTCGACGAACTGGTGGAGAGCCTCGGCCGCGCGGCTCAGGTACCGATCGCCGCCACGGTGATCGCCGCGACGCCGGTCGAGGTGCCGACCGCCGCCGACCGCGCCCACGAGTTGCTCGACATGGTGCAGCGGCTGCGCTGGACACGCGGGCTGTTCCGCTTCGACGACCTGGCGCTGGAATACCAGCTCACCCGACCGGGGCCCGGGCTGGAAACGCTTCGGACCCTGCTCGATCCGCTCGACGAGCACCCCGAACTGCTCGAAACGCTCAGACGTCATATCAGTACCAACTTGAACCGCCAGCGCACCGCGCGCTCGCTGCACATCCACACCAACACGGTGGACTACCGGCTCAAGCGCATCGGTCAGCTCACTGGATTCGACCCCGCACAGGCATCCGGCGTGTGGTACCTACGCGCCGCGCTGGTCGCACGCAGCTACCGGGACTCCGAGGGCGAACCGCCGGTCGGCGCGTGGTCCGGGACCGCCACGATCTCTTCGTAG
- a CDS encoding epoxide hydrolase 1, whose protein sequence is MTNTKQIRPFRIDIPQAEIDELRVRLARTRFPHVVPGTEGDWGRGIAPRYLRELAEYWREEFDWRAQEARLNAYDQFTTEIDGQIVHFFHVRSPEPDAIPLLITHGYPGSVVEFVDLIGPLTDPRSHGGDPADAFHVVIPSLPGFGFSTPLASTGWELARTTEAFAELMSRLGYEKFVAQGGDIGAGITGRLAATHPERVIATHVNSDRGMLGLVGEQLPMPDGLTDDERAEIAAAREEWDQHKGYLMLQSTQPNALAAALTDSPVAQLGWIAEKFQMWTDPARPEGEAVDRDLLLTNISIYWFTRSGASAAQFLWESAHSGRNWVAPSGVPQGWAVFNTHPLMRRVMNPEGHIEHFTEFAEGGHFAAAEQPALFVADVRAFFRDHRG, encoded by the coding sequence ATGACGAACACGAAGCAGATCCGCCCCTTTCGCATCGACATTCCCCAAGCCGAGATCGACGAGTTGCGGGTGCGGCTCGCGCGGACGCGCTTTCCGCACGTCGTCCCGGGTACCGAGGGGGATTGGGGGCGCGGGATAGCGCCGCGATACCTGCGGGAACTGGCTGAATACTGGCGTGAGGAGTTCGACTGGCGGGCGCAGGAAGCGCGGCTGAACGCCTACGACCAGTTCACCACCGAGATCGACGGGCAGATCGTCCACTTCTTCCATGTCCGTTCGCCCGAACCGGACGCGATTCCCTTGCTGATCACGCACGGCTATCCGGGCTCGGTGGTGGAGTTCGTGGACCTGATCGGTCCGCTGACCGATCCGCGGTCGCACGGCGGCGATCCGGCGGACGCGTTCCATGTGGTGATCCCGTCGCTGCCCGGGTTCGGGTTCTCCACGCCGCTGGCCTCGACGGGATGGGAGCTGGCGCGCACCACCGAGGCGTTCGCGGAGTTGATGAGCAGGCTCGGCTACGAGAAATTCGTGGCGCAGGGTGGCGACATCGGCGCGGGCATCACCGGGCGACTGGCCGCTACCCATCCGGAGCGGGTGATCGCGACGCATGTGAACAGCGACCGGGGCATGCTCGGCCTGGTGGGCGAGCAGCTGCCGATGCCGGACGGGCTCACCGACGACGAACGCGCCGAGATCGCGGCCGCACGCGAGGAATGGGATCAGCACAAGGGTTACCTGATGCTGCAGAGCACCCAGCCGAACGCCCTCGCGGCCGCGCTGACCGATTCGCCGGTCGCGCAACTCGGCTGGATCGCGGAGAAGTTCCAAATGTGGACCGACCCGGCGCGTCCGGAAGGCGAAGCGGTGGATCGCGACCTGCTGCTGACCAATATCAGCATCTACTGGTTCACCCGCAGCGGCGCGTCGGCGGCGCAATTTCTTTGGGAGTCCGCCCATTCCGGCCGGAACTGGGTCGCGCCGTCCGGGGTGCCGCAGGGATGGGCCGTGTTCAACACGCATCCGCTGATGCGTCGCGTGATGAACCCGGAAGGTCACATCGAGCATTTCACCGAATTCGCCGAGGGAGGGCACTTCGCCGCGGCGGAGCAACCCGCACTGTTCGTGGCGGACGTACGCGCGTTCTTCCGCGATCATCGCGGCTAG
- a CDS encoding helix-turn-helix transcriptional regulator: protein MVRLPLTAAQIEAGRRLGAALRAARADRELGEVARAAGISPETLRKIETGRLPSPAFGTVVALGQALSVPLDDLAGIWRSAGLAESA from the coding sequence ATGGTCCGCCTCCCCTTGACTGCCGCGCAGATCGAAGCAGGCCGCCGCCTCGGTGCCGCCCTGCGTGCCGCACGCGCCGACCGCGAACTCGGCGAAGTCGCACGCGCGGCCGGGATATCACCGGAAACGCTACGCAAGATCGAGACCGGTCGGTTGCCTTCTCCCGCGTTCGGCACCGTGGTGGCGTTGGGTCAGGCGCTCTCGGTCCCCCTCGACGACCTCGCCGGCATCTGGCGCTCCGCGGGTCTGGCCGAGTCGGCCTAG
- the map gene encoding type I methionyl aminopeptidase, with protein MVELKSPAEIARMRVAGRFVADVLTELRERARVGVNLLDLEAHVRERIRERGAQSCYWDYAPSFGRGPFRNTVCLSVNDAVLHGLPFDYALRDGDVLSMDLAVGIDGWVADSAATVVVGGGAEEDLRLVRATEEALAAAIAVAMPGNRIGDISAAIAAVAREHGYPVNTEFGGHGLGRTMHEDPHVPNDGRPGRGYRLRPGLTIAIEPWFARTTDRIVTDPDGWTIRSADGSRTAHSEHTVAITPDGPEVLTAA; from the coding sequence ATGGTCGAGTTGAAGAGTCCCGCGGAGATCGCGCGGATGCGAGTGGCGGGGCGCTTCGTCGCGGACGTGCTCACCGAATTGCGTGAGCGCGCCCGGGTGGGAGTGAACCTGCTCGACCTGGAAGCCCACGTTCGCGAGCGCATCCGCGAGCGTGGCGCGCAGTCCTGCTACTGGGACTACGCGCCCTCGTTCGGGCGTGGGCCCTTCCGGAACACGGTCTGCCTGTCGGTGAACGACGCCGTGCTGCACGGGCTTCCGTTCGACTACGCGCTGCGAGACGGCGACGTGCTGAGCATGGACCTCGCGGTCGGGATCGATGGCTGGGTCGCGGATTCGGCGGCCACGGTCGTCGTCGGCGGGGGCGCGGAGGAGGACCTGCGGCTGGTGCGAGCAACCGAGGAGGCGCTGGCCGCCGCGATCGCGGTCGCGATGCCGGGCAATCGCATCGGCGACATCTCCGCCGCCATCGCCGCGGTGGCCCGCGAGCACGGCTATCCGGTGAACACCGAGTTCGGCGGTCACGGCCTCGGGCGCACCATGCACGAGGATCCCCACGTGCCCAACGACGGCCGCCCCGGGCGTGGCTACCGGTTGCGGCCCGGGCTGACCATCGCGATCGAGCCTTGGTTCGCACGAACGACCGATCGGATCGTCACCGACCCCGACGGCTGGACCATCCGGTCGGCGGACGGGTCACGCACCGCCCACTCCGAACACACCGTCGCGATCACGCCGGACGGGCCGGAGGTGTTGACCGCGGCCTGA
- a CDS encoding glyoxalase: MTDTAVPQLWTSDLVGTLDFYKTLGYTVTHEQTRPYVYGAVEDRGCALHFVSVPDSGDVPAERAGCLVMVDDVATRHQLFTKVLRARYGKVPAKGLPRITRFRPGQSRFTVVDPAGNQVIFIQRDEPMKVEYGGSKALEGLAKVLDNARILRDFKNDDKAAFRVLEVGLGRFRAEAPRLDVARALAALAEVSVAIEDPSRTEQFRAELRAMELSPEERAAVADELRASEDLAAWLSGA, encoded by the coding sequence ATGACCGACACGGCGGTACCGCAGCTCTGGACCAGCGATCTGGTCGGCACGCTGGATTTCTACAAGACACTCGGCTACACCGTGACTCACGAACAGACCCGGCCCTACGTCTACGGCGCCGTGGAGGATCGCGGTTGCGCTCTGCACTTCGTGTCCGTTCCCGACAGCGGCGACGTGCCCGCCGAACGCGCCGGCTGCCTGGTCATGGTCGACGACGTCGCGACCAGGCATCAGCTCTTCACCAAGGTGCTGCGCGCGCGATACGGCAAGGTACCCGCGAAGGGCCTTCCGCGGATCACCCGCTTCCGGCCCGGGCAGAGCCGGTTCACCGTGGTCGACCCGGCAGGCAATCAAGTGATCTTCATCCAGCGCGACGAACCCATGAAAGTCGAGTACGGCGGATCGAAAGCGCTGGAGGGACTGGCGAAGGTGCTGGACAACGCCCGCATCCTGCGCGATTTCAAGAACGACGACAAGGCCGCGTTCCGCGTACTCGAGGTCGGCCTCGGCCGGTTCCGAGCCGAGGCGCCGCGGCTGGACGTGGCCAGGGCGCTGGCGGCACTGGCCGAAGTGTCGGTCGCGATCGAAGACCCCAGCCGCACCGAGCAGTTCCGCGCCGAGCTGCGCGCGATGGAGTTGTCCCCGGAAGAACGCGCCGCCGTCGCCGACGAGCTGCGCGCTTCGGAGGACCTGGCCGCGTGGCTGTCCGGCGCGTAG
- a CDS encoding PadR family transcriptional regulator: protein MSVVRLLVLGVMRLRQPVHGYAVRRELLSWRAETWTNVKPGSIYHALKQLTREGKLSTFGTENSDQGPGRTLFELTEAGEAEFRRLMDEALVSIDMEELGAGIAFMDALPRAHVIAKLREQRRRSEEVRAGLVAMIPEFPGRYDAPHATDLLELWSGVFGTLSKWTDGVVARLEAGEYRMPE, encoded by the coding sequence GTGTCGGTGGTGCGCTTACTGGTGCTGGGGGTGATGCGCCTCCGTCAGCCCGTGCATGGCTACGCCGTGCGTCGAGAACTGTTGTCCTGGCGCGCCGAAACCTGGACGAACGTCAAGCCCGGTTCGATCTATCACGCGCTGAAGCAGCTCACGCGTGAGGGGAAGCTGAGCACGTTCGGCACCGAGAACAGCGACCAAGGCCCGGGGCGCACGCTGTTCGAGCTCACCGAGGCGGGCGAAGCCGAGTTCCGCCGGCTCATGGACGAGGCGCTGGTGAGCATCGACATGGAGGAGTTGGGCGCGGGCATCGCCTTCATGGACGCGTTGCCCAGGGCGCACGTCATCGCGAAGTTGCGTGAACAGCGCCGCCGCAGCGAGGAGGTACGCGCCGGCCTGGTGGCGATGATCCCGGAATTCCCGGGGCGATACGACGCGCCGCACGCGACCGATCTGCTGGAGTTGTGGAGCGGCGTGTTCGGCACCCTGTCGAAGTGGACCGACGGCGTGGTGGCGCGCCTGGAGGCGGGGGAGTACCGGATGCCGGAGTAG
- a CDS encoding PPOX class F420-dependent oxidoreductase, whose amino-acid sequence MTNSLDAVAKADYVLLTTFRKDGTPVGTAVWAVSENGKLYVWTVTDSWKVKRLRRNPAVTVQPCSATGKPHGDVVEGTGRILDAEGTERVRKLLRRKYWLTGPLIILGSNLRRGKAGTIGIEISPAA is encoded by the coding sequence ATGACGAATTCGCTGGACGCCGTCGCCAAGGCCGATTACGTGCTGCTGACCACCTTCCGAAAGGACGGAACCCCCGTCGGCACCGCGGTGTGGGCGGTGTCCGAGAACGGCAAACTGTACGTCTGGACCGTGACCGACAGCTGGAAGGTCAAGCGCCTGCGCCGCAATCCGGCGGTCACCGTGCAACCGTGCAGCGCGACCGGTAAGCCGCACGGAGATGTGGTCGAAGGGACCGGGCGGATCCTCGACGCCGAAGGCACCGAACGGGTGCGCAAGCTGCTGCGGCGCAAATACTGGCTCACCGGTCCGCTGATCATCCTCGGCAGCAATCTGCGGCGCGGCAAGGCCGGGACCATCGGCATCGAGATCAGCCCGGCCGCCTGA
- a CDS encoding TldD/PmbA family protein, with amino-acid sequence MVIVRDEHEASLRWAGNSMTTNGSSVSRNWAVIAVFRDGPTRARVGTIASTSVDPGDIEAVVRAAEEAARGAEPARDAMPLLEPDAVDDDWAAPAGSTGIEVFTGLADGLAAGFDSADRLYGFAHHQMHTTWLGTSTGIRRRFVQPTGSVEINGKRGDGADLASAWVGVGTADFTDVDVSGLLADLSRRLDWAKRKIELPAGRYETLLPPSTVADLMIYLAWSMEGRGAQEGHTAFARAGGTRVGERLSTVPLTLYSDPYAPGLEYRPFVAATASSESMSVFDNGLPAERVDWLRDGVISALIYPRATAAEFDAPATVPGENLLLTGGSDATLEDMIARTERGLLLTTLWYIREVDPATLLLTGLTRDGVYLVENGEVTAAVNNFRFNESPLDLLRRVSEAGATEHTLPREWKDWFTRTAMPPMRVPDFHMSSVSQAT; translated from the coding sequence ATGGTGATCGTCCGCGACGAGCACGAGGCATCGCTGCGCTGGGCCGGGAACTCGATGACCACCAACGGGTCGTCGGTCTCGCGCAACTGGGCGGTGATCGCGGTGTTCCGCGACGGGCCCACCCGCGCCCGCGTCGGCACGATCGCCTCGACCAGCGTGGACCCCGGCGACATCGAGGCGGTAGTGCGCGCCGCCGAGGAGGCCGCGCGCGGCGCCGAGCCCGCCCGGGACGCGATGCCGCTGCTCGAACCGGACGCCGTCGACGACGACTGGGCCGCTCCCGCGGGAAGCACCGGCATCGAGGTGTTCACCGGTCTGGCCGACGGTTTGGCCGCCGGGTTCGACAGCGCCGACCGCCTCTACGGCTTCGCCCACCACCAGATGCATACCACATGGCTGGGCACCTCGACCGGCATCCGCCGCCGTTTCGTGCAGCCCACCGGTTCGGTGGAGATCAACGGCAAACGCGGCGACGGCGCGGATCTGGCCAGCGCGTGGGTCGGTGTGGGCACCGCGGACTTCACCGATGTCGACGTCTCCGGCCTGCTCGCCGACCTGTCCCGGCGCCTGGACTGGGCCAAACGCAAGATCGAGCTGCCCGCGGGCCGGTATGAGACCTTGCTGCCGCCCTCGACCGTCGCCGACCTGATGATCTATCTGGCGTGGTCGATGGAAGGGCGCGGCGCGCAGGAAGGGCACACGGCGTTCGCGCGGGCGGGCGGGACCCGGGTCGGCGAGCGTCTCAGCACTGTTCCGCTCACGCTCTACTCGGATCCGTACGCACCCGGTCTGGAATACCGTCCGTTCGTGGCGGCGACCGCGTCGTCGGAATCGATGTCGGTCTTCGACAACGGCCTGCCCGCCGAGCGGGTCGACTGGCTGCGCGACGGCGTGATCTCCGCGCTGATCTATCCGCGCGCCACCGCCGCCGAGTTCGATGCGCCTGCCACGGTGCCCGGAGAGAACCTGCTGCTCACCGGAGGTTCGGACGCCACGCTCGAGGATATGATCGCCCGCACCGAGCGGGGCCTGCTGCTGACCACCCTCTGGTACATCCGCGAGGTCGATCCGGCGACGCTGCTGCTCACCGGTCTCACCCGGGACGGGGTGTATCTGGTGGAGAACGGCGAGGTCACCGCCGCGGTGAACAACTTCCGGTTCAACGAGAGCCCACTGGATCTGCTCCGGCGCGTGAGCGAGGCGGGCGCGACCGAACACACGCTGCCGCGCGAGTGGAAGGACTGGTTCACTCGCACGGCCATGCCGCCCATGCGCGTTCCCGACTTCCACATGTCGTCGGTCAGCCAGGCCACCTGA
- a CDS encoding TldD/PmbA family protein — MLSAAPTRLVRVSIATSRDVDAEFLDLPLAALADAALAAATASGAEHADLRVHRLVTQSIRLRDGRVEAVTDSIELGFAVRVIVDGTWGFASHAALTPATAAEVARTAVTVATTLRALNRERVELAEEPRYAGARWVSAYELDPFAVPTGEKVALLQDYSERLSHADGVDHVTASVLQVKEQTFYADTAGSSITQQRVRLHPSLEAITVDASAGVFETMRTLAAPVGRGWEYVTGADGVWDWDGELARIPEWLAEKVKAPSVQAGPTDLVIDPTNLWLTIHESIGHATEYDRAIGYESAYAGTSFATPDKLGTLRYGTPIMQVTGDRTEAHGLASVGYDDEGVAGQRWDLVRDGLLVGYQLDRVFAPRLGLDRSNGCSYADSAHHVPIQRMANVSLQPDPDRDTSTEELISRVDDGIYIVGDKSWSIDMQRYNFQFTGQRFFRIRDGKLDGQLRDVAYQATTTDFWGAMEAVGGRSTWQLGGAFNCGKAQPGQVAAVSHGCPSILVRGVNVLNTRTEAGR; from the coding sequence ATGCTGTCGGCGGCACCGACTAGGTTGGTGCGGGTGAGCATCGCGACTTCCAGAGACGTGGACGCCGAGTTCCTCGACCTGCCACTGGCCGCGCTCGCCGATGCCGCCTTGGCCGCGGCCACGGCGTCCGGCGCGGAGCACGCCGACCTGCGGGTGCACCGCCTGGTCACCCAGTCGATCCGGTTGCGCGACGGCCGGGTCGAGGCCGTCACCGACAGCATCGAACTCGGCTTCGCCGTGCGCGTGATCGTGGACGGTACCTGGGGTTTCGCTTCGCACGCCGCGCTGACCCCGGCCACCGCCGCCGAGGTGGCGCGCACCGCCGTCACCGTCGCGACCACGTTGCGGGCGCTCAACCGCGAACGCGTCGAGCTGGCCGAAGAGCCGCGCTACGCCGGCGCGCGCTGGGTCTCGGCCTACGAGCTCGACCCGTTCGCCGTGCCGACCGGCGAGAAGGTGGCACTGCTGCAGGACTATTCGGAGCGCCTGTCGCACGCCGACGGGGTGGATCACGTCACCGCGAGCGTGTTGCAGGTCAAGGAGCAGACCTTCTACGCCGACACCGCGGGTTCCTCGATCACCCAGCAGCGGGTGCGGCTGCACCCGAGCCTCGAGGCGATCACGGTGGACGCCTCGGCGGGTGTGTTCGAGACGATGCGCACGCTGGCCGCTCCGGTGGGCCGCGGGTGGGAGTACGTCACCGGCGCCGACGGAGTGTGGGACTGGGACGGTGAACTCGCGCGGATCCCGGAGTGGCTGGCCGAGAAGGTGAAAGCGCCCAGCGTGCAGGCCGGACCGACCGACCTCGTCATCGACCCGACCAACCTGTGGCTGACCATCCACGAATCCATCGGTCACGCCACCGAATACGACCGGGCCATCGGTTACGAATCCGCCTACGCGGGCACCTCTTTCGCCACGCCGGACAAGCTCGGCACGCTGCGCTACGGCACCCCGATCATGCAGGTGACCGGCGACCGCACCGAAGCCCACGGGCTGGCCAGTGTCGGCTACGACGACGAGGGCGTCGCCGGGCAGCGGTGGGATCTGGTCCGCGACGGCCTCCTGGTCGGCTACCAACTGGATCGGGTGTTCGCGCCGCGCTTGGGCCTGGACCGTTCCAACGGCTGCTCGTACGCGGACTCGGCGCATCACGTGCCGATCCAGCGGATGGCCAACGTCTCACTGCAACCCGACCCGGATCGGGACACCAGCACCGAGGAGCTGATCTCGCGGGTGGACGACGGCATCTACATCGTCGGCGACAAATCGTGGTCGATCGACATGCAGCGCTACAACTTCCAGTTCACCGGCCAGCGGTTCTTCCGCATCCGCGACGGCAAGCTGGACGGCCAGTTGCGCGACGTCGCCTACCAGGCCACCACCACCGATTTCTGGGGAGCGATGGAGGCGGTCGGCGGACGCTCGACCTGGCAGCTCGGCGGCGCGTTCAACTGCGGAAAAGCCCAGCCCGGCCAAGTCGCCGCGGTCAGCCACGGCTGCCCGTCGATCCTGGTACGCGGCGTCAACGTGCTCAACACCCGGACGGAGGCAGGCCGGTGA
- a CDS encoding TetR/AcrR family transcriptional regulator codes for MLEAAAELFETRGYEETTVADIAAAADVGTRTFFNYFASKEELLFPESDERVRAAVAAIASRRPGERPVEVLLRALRAAGDNPGEHLVDDLNARIGALRAQVSRTVPAVSGRAAHAQLVTQREIARQLHKAFPAELDEVGAAALVGAVVGAVSGALTVLFQQPVTGVEDGERLHRKIHETTSRVLQPWLATHHAGPVG; via the coding sequence ATCCTCGAAGCCGCAGCCGAGCTGTTCGAGACCAGAGGCTACGAGGAGACGACGGTGGCCGACATCGCCGCGGCGGCGGACGTCGGCACGCGCACGTTCTTCAACTATTTCGCCAGCAAGGAAGAGCTGCTGTTCCCGGAATCCGACGAGCGCGTGCGCGCCGCGGTGGCGGCCATCGCGAGCAGGCGCCCGGGGGAACGTCCGGTGGAGGTCCTGCTGCGCGCGTTGCGCGCCGCCGGTGACAATCCCGGTGAGCACCTCGTCGACGACCTCAATGCCCGGATCGGCGCGCTGCGGGCCCAGGTGTCACGGACCGTGCCCGCGGTCAGCGGCCGCGCCGCCCACGCCCAGCTGGTCACCCAGCGGGAGATCGCCAGGCAGTTGCACAAGGCGTTCCCCGCCGAACTCGACGAAGTCGGTGCGGCCGCGTTGGTCGGCGCCGTCGTCGGCGCGGTGTCGGGTGCGTTGACGGTGTTGTTCCAGCAACCGGTGACCGGGGTGGAGGACGGTGAGCGCCTGCACCGCAAGATTCACGAGACGACCTCGCGGGTGCTGCAACCCTGGCTCGCCACCCACCACGCCGGGCCGGTCGGCTGA